One genomic segment of Diceros bicornis minor isolate mBicDic1 chromosome 13, mDicBic1.mat.cur, whole genome shotgun sequence includes these proteins:
- the LUZP1 gene encoding leucine zipper protein 1 gives MAEVTSYKDTASSRHLRFKLQSLSRRLDELEEATKNLQKAEDELLDLQDKVIQAEGSNSSMLAEIEVLRQRVLRIEGKDEEIKRAEDLCQLMKEKLEEEENLTRELKSEIEQLQKRMAELEKLEEAFSRSKNDCTQLCLSLNEERNLTKKISSELETLRVKVKELESSEDRLDKTEQSLVSELEKLKSLTLSFVSERKYLNEKEKENEKLIKELTQKLEQNKKVNRDYTRNASNLLERSDLRIEDGISPTLPSKGSRRKGSLDYLKQVENETRNKSENEKNRNQEDNKVKDLNQEIEKLKTQIRHFESLEEELKKMRAKNSDLQDNYLSEQNKNKLLASQLEEIKLQIKRQKELENGEVEGEGAFLSSRGRHERTKFRGRGSEAPMSRHAPRELSPHSKRERHGSREFTVNSENYPLSSRQVSSPSFTNRRAAKASNTGAGADSGTQDTKRTEDRFASGSSQSEGKKAREQPSVLSRYPPAAQEHNKVWKGAPKPGAESGLKGKVEKTTRTFGDSTHGSVPNDILGRADKTSDTSAEALFGKRGQVPGSGSQITQASDSGSSKAVGALASSRRSSSEGLSKGKKTASGPEADTNSPNPKAPLLSKYPYSSRSQENILQGFSTPNKGVDQPIAVVMEDSSQHEALRCRVIKSSGREKPDSDDDMDVVSLVTAKLVNTTMTPEPEPKQQLNSREKAKSRGGLRTSLFENDKDVGTENENESVKPVRASTNAMEFPDANGAGVKSQRPFSPREALRSRAIIKPVIIDKDVKKIMGGSGTEATLEKQKSTSKPGPNKVTSSITIYPSDNSSPRANPGEGLRERHTSTSNIQVGPPELTSVSNHVSSPFELSIHKHDITLQFTEAERTGDGPLKNRPETVVSRSSIIIKPSDPVERNSHVPPAETIRWKSHSAPSEVSSSDARHVTVRNAWKSRRDLNSLEDPSARIVKNVESTNAYTQRSSTDYSDLEQPRSYLFEQGTRRVGNAGDAPELSSRRTQSSLTVSEVLTRRNRVDAVTAAAWNHSAGMEEGDDCTLSVYRRPHNSLEQSELPAKQGLPEPGRVRAEERLRPARPCAEEN, from the exons ATGGCCGAAGTTACAAGCTACAAAGACACTGCCTCTAGCCGCCATCTGCGGTTTAAGTTACAGAGTTTAAGCCGCCGCCTTGATGAGTTGGAGGAAGCCACAAAAAACCTCCAGAAAGCTGAGGATGAGCTCCTGGATCTCCAGGACAAGGTGATACAGGCAGAAGGCAGCAACTCGAGCATGTTGGCTGAGATTGAAGTGCTACGCCAGCGAGTGCTGAGAATCGAAGgcaaagatgaggaaattaagaggGCGGAAGATCTGTGTCAGCTGATGAAGGAGAAACTTGAAGAGGAGGAAAACCTCACCCGGGAGCTGAAATCTGAGATTGAGCAGCTTCAGAAACGCATGGCTGAACTGGAGAAGCTAGAGGAGGCCTTTAGCAGGAGTAAGAATGACTGTACCCAACTCTGTTTGAGCCTGAATGAGGAGAGAAACCTGACAAAGAAAATCTCCTCTGAGCTGGAAACGCTCAGGGTCAAAGTGAAAGAACTGGAATCTTCCGAGGACCGCCTGGATAAAACTGAGCAGAGTTTAGTGTCAGAGCTAGAAAAGCTGAAATCATTAACTCTGAGCTTTGTAAGTGAGAGAAAATACTTgaatgaaaaggagaaagaaaatgagaaactgaTAAAAGAGCTCACTCAAAAACTGGAACAGAACAAAAAAGTGAACCGAGATTATACAAGGAATGCTTCTAATCTTCTGGAAAGGAGCGACCTACGGATTGAGGATGGCATCTCTCCCACACTGCCGTCCAAAGGATCGAGGAGGAAGGGCAGCCTGGACTACCTAAAGCAGGTGGAGAATGAAACAAGGAACAAGTCAGAAAATGAGAAGAACCGAAATCAGGAAGACAACAAGGTCAAAGACCTTAACCAAGAGATTGAGAAACTTAAGACACAAATTAGACATTTTGAATCTTTGGAAGAAGAGCTTAAGAAAATGAGGGCCAAAAACAGTGACCTTCAGGATAATTACCtaagtgaacaaaataaaaacaaactcttGGCCAGCCAGCTGGAGGAGATAAAACTACAGATCAAGAGACAGAAAGAGTTAGAGAacggggaggtggagggagagggggcCTTCCTGTCCAGCAGAGGCAGGCACGAGAGGACGAAGTTCAGAGGCCGTGGGAGCGAGGCCCCCATGTCCAGGCACGCGCCGCGGGAACTGTCCCCTCATAGTAAGCGGGAAAGGCACGGCAGTAGGGAGTTTACTGTCAATAGTGAAAACTACCCTCTGAGCAGCAGGCAGGTTTCCTCTCCCAGTTTCACGAACAGGAGGGCAGCCAAAGCTTCCAACACAGGGGCAGGCGCAGACAGCGGGACTCAGGATACAAAGAGAACTGAAGATCGCTTTGCATCTGGCTCCTCTCAGAGTGAAGGGAAGAAGGCCAGGGAGCAGCCATCTGTGCTTAGCCGCTACCCCCCAGCGGCTCAGGAGCACAATAAAGTTTGGAAGGGTGCTCCCAAGCCAGGTGCTGAGAGTGGGTTGAAGGGAAAAGTAGAGAAGACGACACGAACATTTGGTGATAGCACCCATGGATCTGTTCCCAACGACATACTGGGTAGAGCTGACAAGACTTCTGACACCTCTGCTGAGGCCCTCTTTGGCAAGAGGGGGCAGGTGCCTGGCAGTGGAAGTCAAATAACTCAGGCCTCGGACTCGGGCAGTTCTAAGGCCGTTGGAGCTCTGGCCTCATCTCGAAGATCTTCCTCAGAAGGGCTCTCTAAGGGCAAAAAGACTGCCAGTGGCCCAGAGGCTGATACCAATTCCCCAAATCCCAAGGCTCCCCTTTTATCAAAGTATCCTTATAGCTCCAGGAGCCAAGAGAATATCCTTCAGGGCTTTTCAACCCCAAATAAAGGAGTAGATCAACCCATAGCAGTTGTGATGGAAGACAGCAGTCAGCATGAGGCCCTGAGGTGTCGAGTCATCAAATCCAGTGGCAGAGAGAAGCCAGACTCGGATGACGACATGGACGTGGTATCTCTTGTTACTGCCAAGTTGGTAAACACAACCATGACTCCGGAGCCAGAGCCCAAACAGCAGCTCAACTCTAGAGAAAAAGCCAAATCCCGAGGGGGACTCAGAACCTCCCTGTTTGAGAATGATAAAGATGTTGggacagaaaatgaaaatgaatctgtgaaaCCAGTCAGAGCCTCCACCAATGCCATGGAGTTCCCAGATGCCAACGGTGCCGGGGTAAAAAGCCAACGGCCCTTCAGCCCCAGAGAGGCCTTGCGGTCTAGAGCCATCATTAAACCTGTCATCATTGATAAGGATGTGAAAAAAATTATGGGAGGATCTGGAACCGAGGCCACACTGGAGAAACAGAAATCCACCTCCAAACCAGGGCCAAACAAAGTGACAAGCAGCATTACTATCTACCCCTCTGACAACAGCAGCCCCAGAGCCAACCCAGGCGAGGGCCTGCGGGAGAGGCACACCTCCACCAGCAACATCCAGGTTGGGCCACCAGAGCTCACGTCAGTTAGCAACCACGTCAGCTCCCCCTTTGAGCTCTCCATTCACAAACATGACATCACCCTGCAGTTTACAGAAGCTGAAAGAACGGGAGATGGGCCCCTGAAGAACAGGCCAGAAACAGTGGTCTCTCGGAGCAGCATTATCATCAAGCCATCAGATCCTGTGGAGAGGAATAGCCATGTACCCCCAGCGGAGACAATCAGGTGGAAAAGCCATAGTGCCCCTTCAGAAGTGAGCTCTTCAGATGCCAGACATGTTACTGTGCGGAATGCCTGGAAGAGCAGGCGAGACTTGAACTCTTTAGAAGACCCATCAGCTCGAATAGTTAAAAATGTAGAATCTACCAATGCCTACACCCAGAGGTCTTCCACAGACTATTCAGACCTTGAACAGCCAAGGTCGTACCTTTTTGAGCAGGGCACTAGAAGGGTAGGAAATGCAGGGGATGCCCCCGAGCTCTCCTCCAGAAGGACCCAAAGTAGCCTCACCGTGTCAGAGGTGCTCACTCGTCGGAATCGGGTAGATGCTGTCACGGCTGCAGCCTGGAACCACTCAGCGGGCATG GAGGAAGGTGACGACTGTACACTCAGTGTCTACAGGCGACCGCACAACTCTCTGGAACAGTCTGAACTGCCTGCGAAGCAGGGGCTGCCAGAGCCTGGGCGAGTACGGGCCGAGGAACGGTTACGGccagccaggccctgtgctgaggaGAACTGA